One genomic window of Saccopteryx bilineata isolate mSacBil1 chromosome 4, mSacBil1_pri_phased_curated, whole genome shotgun sequence includes the following:
- the WIPI2 gene encoding WD repeat domain phosphoinositide-interacting protein 2 yields the protein MNLASQSGEAGAGQLLFANFNQDITSLAVGSKSGYKFFSLSSVDKLEQIYECTDTEDVCIVERLFSSSLVAIVSLKAPRKLKVCHFKKGTEICNYSYSNTILAVKLNRQRLIVCLEESLYIHNIRDMKVLHTIRETPPNPAGLCALSINNDNCYLAYPGSATIGEVQVFDTINLRAANMIPAHDSPLAALAFDASGTKLATASEKGTVIRVFSIPEGQKLFEFRRGVKRCVSICSLAFSMDGMFLSASSNTETVHIFKLETVKEKPQEEPTTWTGYFGKVLMASTSYLPSQVTEMFNQGRAFATVRLPFCGHKNICALATIQKIPRLLVGASDGYLYMYNLDPQEGGECTLMKQHKLDGSMETTNEILDSASHDCPLVTQTYSTAVAKGPHAPASPTRLAYTDELGAVGGACLEEEASALRLEEDSEHPPMILRTD from the exons GTCCCTAGCTGTTGGTAGTAAGTCCGGTTataaatttttctccctttcttctgtgGATAAGCTGGAACAGATCTATGAATGCA CAGACACTGAAGACGTGTGCATTGTAGAAAGATTATTCTCAAGCAGCTTGGTGGCCATTGTCAGCCTCAAAGCTCCCAGGAAGCTAAAAGTTTGCCACTTTAAGAAAGGCACTGAGATTTGCAACTACAGCTACTCCAACACGATACTGGCAGTGAAGTTGAACAGGCAG AGGCTCATCGTGTGCCTGGAAGAGTCTCTGTACATACACAACATCCGGGACATGAAGGTCCTGCACACGATCAGGGAGACACCCCCAAACCCAGCAG GCCTGTGCGCGCTGTCCATCAACAACGACAACTGCTACCTGGCCTACCCCGGCAGCGCCACCATCGGAGAGGTGCAGGTTTTCGACACCATTAACTTG agggcagccAACATGATCCCAGCTCACGACAGTCCTTTAGCCGCGCTGGCTTTTGACGCCAGTGGAACCAAACTCGCCACCGCCTCTGAGAAG GGGACCGTGATTAGGGTATTTTCCATTCCAGAGGGACAGAAACTCTTTGAGTTCCGGAGAGGAGTGAAGAG GTGTGTGAGCATCTGCTCCCTGGCCTTCAGCATGGACGGCATGTTCCTGTCCGCCTCCAGCAACACCGAGACTGTGCACATCTTCAAACTCGAGACTGTGAAGGAAAA GCCTCAGGAGGAGCCCACCACCTGGACCGGGTACTTCGGGAAGGTGCTCATGGCTTCCACCAGCTACTTGCCCTCCCAAGTAACAGAGATGTTCAACCAGGGCAGAGCCTTTGCTACAGTCCGCCTGCCTTTCTGTGGTCACAAAAACATCTGCGCCCTAGCCAC AATTCAAAAGATTCCCCGATTGCTGGTGGGAGCTTCCGACGGGTACTTGTACATGTACAACCTGGACCCCCAGGAAGGGGGTGAGTGCACCCTGATGAAGCAGCACAA GCTGGATGGCAGTATGGAGACAACCAATGAGATCTTAGACTCTGCCTCTCATGACTGCCCCTTAGTAACTCAGACCTACAGCACAGCGGTGGCCAAAGGTCCTCACGCACCTGCGTCTCCGACGAGACTGG CCTACACAGACGAGCTGGGCGCGGTGGGCGGCGCTtgtctggaggaggaggccagcgCCCTGCGGCTGGAGGAGGACAGCGAGCATCCTCCCATGATTCTCCGGACGGACTGA